One window of Candidatus Paceibacterota bacterium genomic DNA carries:
- a CDS encoding phosphatase PAP2 family protein, translating into MTTFGLILLCFFLFVGYISIYRRKDLFTPTQDRIFFTHLVIIVLFIAVSIVNAFHLVDSVNVGVHDFLQTFWNSSFDTPMIMASFLASPETLAILSCLLLIVLHFRHERTLFFFTFISLVGALVSNLILKDLFKLVRPAVSLIPETFWSFPSGHSTMIVVFLSCLYYCWTRMYPNVGKWKKQAALFAVFLLSLLVGFSRLYLGVHWLSDVVAGFLLGLFWVTFAYLSPRPKSV; encoded by the coding sequence ATGACCACTTTCGGCCTCATCCTTCTTTGTTTTTTTCTTTTTGTCGGCTACATTTCTATTTATCGAAGAAAAGATCTGTTTACTCCTACGCAGGATCGTATATTTTTCACGCATCTCGTTATCATCGTCTTATTTATTGCAGTGAGTATTGTGAATGCCTTTCATCTCGTCGATTCGGTGAATGTGGGAGTCCACGATTTTCTGCAAACGTTTTGGAATTCGAGCTTTGATACGCCGATGATAATGGCTAGTTTCCTCGCCAGTCCTGAAACGCTTGCGATCCTTTCCTGCCTTCTCCTTATCGTCCTTCACTTTAGGCACGAGCGTACACTTTTCTTTTTCACTTTCATTTCGCTAGTAGGTGCCTTGGTTTCTAATCTCATTTTGAAAGATCTTTTCAAATTGGTTCGCCCTGCAGTTTCTCTCATTCCTGAAACTTTTTGGAGTTTTCCAAGCGGACATTCGACGATGATCGTCGTGTTTCTTTCTTGTTTGTATTACTGCTGGACTCGGATGTATCCGAATGTGGGGAAATGGAAAAAGCAGGCCGCGCTCTTTGCCGTTTTTCTCCTTTCTCTCCTCGTTGGCTTCAGCAGGCTTTATCTCGGTGTTCATTGGCTCTCTGACGTCGTCGCCGGCTTTCTTCTCGGGCTTTTCTGGGTGACTTTTGCATATTTGAGTCCTAGGCCAAAGTCTGTATAA
- the rplK gene encoding 50S ribosomal protein L11, producing the protein MAKKVTKKLKLVIAGGKANPAPPIGPALGQAGINIGEFVTKFNAATKDMIGDLVPVQVFVYEDRTFSFVTKTPPASSLIMKAIKIDKGSGKPNTSKVGKISRAQIKAIAEKKLPDLNANDLAGAMKIIEGSARSMGVDVI; encoded by the coding sequence ATGGCAAAGAAAGTAACAAAAAAATTGAAGCTTGTGATCGCCGGGGGAAAGGCAAACCCAGCTCCACCAATTGGCCCTGCGCTTGGTCAGGCTGGTATTAACATTGGGGAGTTCGTCACCAAGTTCAACGCTGCAACCAAGGATATGATCGGAGACCTCGTTCCCGTACAGGTTTTTGTATACGAAGACCGAACATTCTCTTTTGTCACCAAGACTCCTCCCGCATCGAGCCTTATCATGAAGGCGATCAAGATCGACAAAGGTTCAGGCAAGCCAAACACCTCAAAAGTAGGAAAGATCAGCCGAGCGCAGATCAAAGCAATTGCAGAAAAGAAACTTCCTGATTTGAATGCGAATGATTTGGCTGGGGCTATGAAGATTATTGAGGGAAGCGCCCGCTCAATGGGGGTTGATGTGATCTAA
- a CDS encoding serine hydrolase — protein sequence MDKALIQRLEKAISEKTFPGCVLGIVSRDGKRSIFPVGNFTYEKDSPKVTENTIYDLASITKSIPTSCVLLKLLEKGKVNIEDKVTDFIPEFGNFPEKKEVTIKNLLTYTLELQVPGLSSLKDKTSEEIVAEVVNAPLKSRPGSRFFYNNATALLIGFVIQKIIKEPLDIYAEREFFAPLGMSRTTFHPERFPKMEIAPTEIDDWRERVIQGEVHDESTFTLQKKYFFGIAGAFSTVPDFLNFQEMLLNGGVKNGKRYFSENMIQKMHTNMMPDAKGEPVGLGWNIYNPLYMGTKTSKEVFGKTGFTGTLVLTDPVKGVGFTLLSNRTFPKRPKDSNLINAVRGDIADIIFS from the coding sequence ATGGATAAAGCGCTTATTCAAAGATTGGAAAAAGCAATTTCAGAAAAAACATTTCCCGGATGCGTCTTGGGAATTGTTTCTCGTGATGGCAAAAGGAGCATTTTTCCAGTTGGGAATTTTACTTATGAAAAAGATTCTCCAAAAGTTACAGAAAACACGATATATGATCTGGCTTCAATTACGAAATCAATCCCAACTTCTTGTGTTCTTCTGAAACTCCTTGAAAAAGGGAAGGTGAATATCGAGGATAAAGTTACGGATTTCATTCCCGAATTCGGAAATTTTCCTGAAAAAAAAGAAGTTACAATCAAAAATCTTCTCACCTATACATTGGAGCTTCAAGTTCCTGGACTTTCGTCGCTTAAAGATAAGACTTCGGAAGAAATTGTTGCGGAAGTCGTGAATGCACCTCTCAAGTCTCGGCCCGGTTCAAGATTTTTCTACAACAACGCAACAGCGCTTCTCATCGGTTTTGTCATCCAGAAAATTATAAAAGAACCGCTCGATATCTATGCTGAAAGGGAATTTTTTGCACCGCTCGGTATGAGTCGGACGACATTCCATCCGGAGCGATTTCCGAAAATGGAAATCGCTCCAACAGAAATAGACGACTGGCGGGAGAGAGTAATTCAAGGTGAAGTTCATGATGAAAGCACCTTCACGCTCCAGAAAAAATATTTTTTTGGCATTGCCGGAGCTTTTTCTACGGTTCCCGATTTTCTCAATTTTCAAGAGATGCTTTTGAATGGGGGAGTCAAAAACGGAAAAAGATATTTCTCTGAAAATATGATTCAAAAAATGCATACCAACATGATGCCGGACGCGAAAGGTGAGCCAGTAGGCCTCGGCTGGAATATTTATAATCCTCTGTATATGGGCACCAAAACAAGCAAAGAAGTATTCGGCAAAACTGGTTTTACCGGCACTCTTGTTCTGACCGATCCAGTGAAAGGTGTTGGATTTACACTTCTTTCAAACAGAACTTTTCCAAAACGCCCAAAAGATTCAAATCTCATAAACGCCGTCAGAGGCGATATTGCAGACATAATTTTTTCATAA
- the pyrF gene encoding orotidine-5'-phosphate decarboxylase encodes MSPVNSDRAYVPIYLALDKKDWEQASPLLRTLGNRIDGVKIHRIWDELGAKSVSMIRDLGVPDAWVDLKLFDTPDTAAERAEQVKKAGAKILTVHAKGEVEMMMAAVKNGPELVLAITELTSLTAEQVEVGGGLTPKSAVLHWARVAKLGTVGGVVTSALEVGMLSKRPELKGFVLAVPGTRSAGVDVNDQKRSDTPYNAVLAGAGLIVAGRQVTAAEDPVTAIEALREEVNKASDERLRLLQEMGKKKVA; translated from the coding sequence ATGTCGCCTGTGAATAGTGATAGGGCATACGTGCCAATTTACTTGGCACTGGACAAGAAGGACTGGGAGCAAGCATCTCCGCTCCTTCGCACGCTCGGCAATCGCATTGATGGAGTCAAGATCCATCGCATCTGGGATGAGCTTGGCGCGAAATCTGTTTCGATGATTCGCGACCTTGGTGTCCCTGATGCCTGGGTTGATCTCAAGCTTTTTGATACGCCGGACACCGCGGCCGAACGCGCCGAACAGGTCAAGAAAGCTGGCGCCAAAATTTTGACCGTACACGCCAAGGGCGAAGTCGAAATGATGATGGCTGCGGTCAAGAACGGTCCGGAACTGGTTCTCGCCATCACGGAACTTACTTCGCTTACGGCGGAGCAGGTGGAAGTGGGCGGTGGCCTCACGCCTAAATCGGCCGTGCTTCATTGGGCGCGTGTTGCCAAGCTGGGGACTGTTGGTGGAGTCGTTACTTCCGCACTGGAAGTGGGCATGCTCTCGAAACGACCGGAACTCAAGGGTTTCGTTCTGGCTGTCCCGGGCACGCGCTCTGCGGGCGTGGACGTCAACGACCAGAAGCGTTCGGATACGCCTTACAACGCGGTGCTTGCGGGCGCAGGACTTATCGTCGCTGGTCGGCAGGTGACTGCCGCGGAAGACCCCGTTACCGCTATCGAAGCGCTTCGGGAAGAAGTCAACAAGGCGAGTGATGAGCGGCTTCGTCTCTTGCAGGAGATGGGAAAGAAGAAAGTCGCGTAA
- a CDS encoding DUF1749 domain-containing protein, with protein MKSELMSFHTKDKLELPGLLYEPARKSNKVAIFLHGNGNGSVFNNPVLQNTIGDALTKKGIAYFPFNNRGSGYIRSFKKMVDGKKVRRNLGMAFELIKDCVIDIDAALAALRKRGYSEFYLLGVSTGANKICVYNYYKPKNIFSKFILLAPGDDVGGYLDMWGPQKFGAMLKMSKDKIKAGKGDELVPQNLSSYNFISFKSLYDMINPDGNYNVFPYFEVLHNLDLTKKKKIWREYRSLKKPTLVLMPGRDEYCYGKIKEVVKMLKGNGSATNFNFKILPGSLHGFWKKEKELAKILADWIFG; from the coding sequence ATGAAATCAGAACTCATGAGTTTCCACACGAAAGACAAGCTTGAATTGCCGGGGCTTTTATATGAACCAGCACGAAAGAGTAATAAAGTAGCCATATTTCTTCATGGAAACGGCAATGGATCTGTTTTTAATAATCCTGTTTTGCAAAATACTATTGGTGACGCGCTGACGAAAAAGGGTATTGCTTATTTCCCATTCAACAATCGCGGGTCTGGGTATATCAGGAGTTTCAAAAAAATGGTGGACGGAAAGAAAGTCCGCCGGAATCTTGGCATGGCATTTGAGCTTATTAAGGATTGTGTGATTGATATAGATGCCGCGCTTGCGGCCCTGCGCAAGCGCGGCTACTCCGAATTCTACTTACTCGGTGTTTCGACGGGAGCGAACAAAATCTGCGTCTACAACTACTACAAACCGAAAAATATTTTCTCAAAATTTATTTTACTCGCTCCAGGCGACGATGTCGGCGGGTATCTCGATATGTGGGGTCCGCAGAAATTCGGCGCAATGCTTAAGATGTCGAAAGATAAGATCAAAGCAGGGAAGGGCGACGAGCTTGTTCCGCAAAATCTTTCCAGCTACAACTTTATTTCATTTAAATCTCTGTATGACATGATCAATCCCGATGGGAACTACAATGTTTTTCCGTATTTTGAAGTTTTGCATAATCTCGACCTAACGAAAAAGAAAAAAATTTGGCGAGAATACCGGAGTCTCAAAAAACCAACCCTTGTTCTTATGCCAGGAAGGGACGAGTATTGTTATGGAAAGATAAAAGAAGTAGTGAAAATGCTCAAAGGAAATGGCAGCGCCACGAATTTCAATTTCAAAATTCTTCCCGGCTCATTGCACGGATTCTGGAAAAAAGAAAAAGAATTGGCAAAAATTCTCGCAGATTGGATTTTTGGGTAA
- the secE gene encoding preprotein translocase subunit SecE — MSKLTEYVKDTQAELKHVSWPTRSQAIAFTVVVILISIVVSFFLGLFDSLFQYLLSQIV; from the coding sequence ATGTCAAAACTCACTGAATATGTTAAAGACACACAAGCAGAATTGAAGCATGTAAGCTGGCCGACACGAAGCCAAGCTATTGCTTTTACTGTTGTTGTTATTCTCATTTCTATCGTCGTATCATTTTTCCTTGGACTTTTCGATTCACTTTTTCAGTATTTGCTTTCACAAATCGTTTAA
- the nusG gene encoding transcription termination/antitermination protein NusG, with protein MAKQKIDEGRNWYVIHTYAGYENAVARNLKQRIESLGMENKIFNVLVPTEKKIKIKGGKRVEEEEKIYPGYILVDMIVTDDSWYVVRNTPRVTGFVGSGVYPVPIDQKEVDALFKRMQSDTVKHTIDLAPEDHVMIVDGPFKDLDGKVNEVDQERGKVKVLVSMFGRETPVELDFLQVKKA; from the coding sequence ATGGCAAAACAAAAAATAGACGAAGGGCGAAATTGGTATGTCATCCACACCTATGCTGGATATGAAAATGCCGTTGCTCGAAACCTAAAACAGCGCATCGAATCTCTTGGAATGGAGAACAAGATTTTCAACGTGCTCGTTCCAACAGAAAAGAAGATCAAAATTAAAGGAGGGAAGCGAGTAGAGGAGGAAGAGAAAATTTATCCCGGATACATTCTTGTGGATATGATCGTGACTGATGATTCTTGGTACGTAGTTCGAAACACTCCTCGTGTGACCGGCTTCGTCGGCTCTGGAGTATACCCAGTTCCAATCGATCAGAAAGAAGTAGACGCGCTCTTCAAGAGAATGCAATCCGATACCGTAAAGCACACGATTGATCTTGCTCCAGAAGACCATGTGATGATCGTTGACGGCCCATTCAAGGATTTGGACGGCAAGGTAAACGAGGTTGATCAGGAAAGAGGCAAGGTGAAAGTGCTTGTTTCGATGTTCGGACGAGAGACGCCAGTAGAACTCGACTTCCTTCAGGTCAAAAAGGCTTAA
- a CDS encoding VTT domain-containing protein — protein sequence MHTLLVFVLQWSYLGIFVVVFAESGFLLGFFLPGDSLLFTAGLLASQGIFNIWILVPLIVIGAILGDSFGYYMGNKLGPKIFVRKDSFFFKQENVEKTNHFYEKYGVKTIILARFVPIVRTFAPIFAGVGGMKYATFLSYNVIGGFLWGAGVTLAGFFLGRAFPGIEHYLTYIIIAIILLSFVPILLEYFKKRTA from the coding sequence ATGCACACGCTTCTTGTTTTTGTTCTCCAGTGGAGTTACCTCGGTATTTTTGTCGTTGTCTTTGCCGAATCAGGATTTCTTCTGGGATTTTTTCTTCCTGGTGACTCACTTCTTTTTACCGCAGGACTTCTCGCTTCGCAGGGAATTTTTAATATTTGGATTCTCGTTCCTCTGATTGTCATCGGCGCAATTCTCGGAGACAGTTTCGGTTATTACATGGGCAACAAATTAGGCCCGAAAATTTTCGTGCGGAAAGATTCATTTTTTTTCAAACAAGAGAATGTTGAAAAGACAAATCATTTTTATGAAAAATATGGAGTGAAGACGATCATTCTCGCGCGATTCGTGCCGATTGTTCGCACTTTCGCTCCCATCTTTGCTGGTGTGGGTGGAATGAAATACGCGACATTTCTTTCTTATAACGTGATTGGAGGATTTCTTTGGGGTGCTGGAGTGACTCTTGCCGGCTTTTTTCTCGGGCGAGCCTTCCCAGGAATTGAGCACTATCTCACTTATATTATTATCGCGATTATCCTCCTCTCTTTTGTTCCAATTCTCTTAGAGTATTTCAAGAAGCGAACAGCTTGA
- a CDS encoding acyl-CoA desaturase — translation MKNKSVTHPSERVVLKRVASVVLHVYALIMLIAVGLSMQAVLSAVSAYLFIRCVIVIVQFEREIRRTDEGKERKHLKKGDRAKLAPINWVRSIGFFSVHVVGIAGPFVVGWSWWATGLAVFLYYLRMFFITGFYHRYFSHKSFKSSRRFVCIMALCGASALQRSATWWAAVHRWHHAHSDQDESDRHSPVVWNIFETHFGWLNRKGAKIFKPLSDEFMQDPVFVKSQKYPWVYLPAVIMALGCYILGVVLSHWFYDVSGGQLLIAFFTSTTALYHGTAFVNSITHMMGERSHDTKDNSGDVWWLVLFVLGEWKHNKHHHDPSAAKESECDPTYWGLLVLERLGLIWDLIPEKEERDKLRAA, via the coding sequence GTGAAGAATAAAAGTGTCACACACCCTTCGGAAAGGGTGGTTTTGAAGCGTGTCGCTTCTGTTGTGCTTCATGTTTACGCTCTCATCATGCTTATTGCGGTGGGGCTTAGCATGCAAGCAGTGCTTTCCGCTGTTTCAGCGTATCTTTTCATAAGATGCGTTATCGTCATCGTCCAGTTCGAGCGTGAAATAAGAAGAACTGACGAGGGCAAGGAGCGCAAGCATTTGAAAAAAGGAGACCGGGCAAAGCTCGCTCCCATTAACTGGGTGCGCAGTATCGGTTTCTTTAGCGTACACGTCGTCGGAATTGCAGGGCCTTTTGTGGTTGGCTGGAGTTGGTGGGCGACAGGCCTTGCGGTCTTTCTCTACTACCTCCGGATGTTTTTCATCACCGGTTTTTACCATCGGTATTTTAGCCACAAAAGTTTCAAGTCATCTCGTCGATTCGTTTGTATTATGGCGCTCTGCGGGGCAAGCGCTCTTCAGAGGTCCGCCACTTGGTGGGCAGCGGTGCATCGATGGCATCATGCTCATTCGGATCAAGATGAGTCAGACAGGCACTCTCCAGTCGTTTGGAATATATTTGAGACGCATTTCGGCTGGCTCAACAGAAAGGGCGCAAAAATATTCAAGCCTCTTTCTGATGAGTTCATGCAGGACCCAGTCTTTGTGAAAAGTCAGAAGTATCCATGGGTGTATCTCCCGGCCGTCATTATGGCCCTGGGGTGTTACATCTTGGGCGTGGTCCTTTCACACTGGTTCTATGATGTGAGCGGTGGGCAATTGCTTATCGCGTTCTTCACAAGCACGACAGCTCTCTATCACGGCACAGCCTTTGTGAACTCTATCACGCACATGATGGGCGAACGGTCTCATGATACGAAGGACAACAGCGGAGATGTGTGGTGGCTCGTACTCTTCGTTCTCGGAGAGTGGAAGCATAATAAGCATCATCACGATCCGAGTGCCGCAAAAGAGAGTGAATGCGATCCGACCTATTGGGGGCTCCTTGTCCTCGAAAGGCTGGGGCTCATTTGGGATTTGATCCCGGAAAAGGAGGAAAGAGATAAGTTAAGGGCTGCTTGA
- a CDS encoding SIMPL domain-containing protein (The SIMPL domain is named for its presence in mouse protein SIMPL (signalling molecule that associates with mouse pelle-like kinase). Bacterial member BP26, from Brucella, was shown to assemble into a channel-like structure, while YggE from E. coli has been associated with resistance to oxidative stress.): protein MDENKIGSGTSVDHSRVKKALALFLVIVSIFFVIKTVNEVKKGELIGSGTTATNLISVSGTGDVSAVPDIATFSLTVTNSNKSVSVAQGATTEKMNSVLKVLKDTYKIDEKDIKTTGYDIQPNYDYVQSLCIQGDCTSGRQILRDYSVSQSITVKVRDTAKAGDIIAAVGQLNVNYLSGLTFSIDNQDALNEQARKKAIDQAKAKAEVLAGDLGVKLVRIVNFSENGNYPIAFDRGMMASAPMMEKAVAPDIPKGENKITSNVTITYEIR from the coding sequence ATGGACGAAAATAAAATAGGAAGTGGAACGAGTGTAGATCACTCACGAGTAAAAAAAGCTCTCGCGCTTTTTCTGGTAATTGTTTCGATATTCTTTGTTATAAAAACAGTCAATGAAGTAAAGAAGGGTGAGCTTATCGGAAGCGGTACAACAGCGACGAATCTCATTTCAGTTTCAGGAACGGGGGATGTTTCGGCAGTTCCAGATATCGCAACTTTTTCTTTGACGGTTACGAACTCGAATAAATCCGTATCTGTCGCGCAAGGAGCAACCACAGAAAAAATGAATTCGGTTCTCAAAGTTTTGAAGGATACCTATAAGATTGATGAGAAAGATATTAAAACGACGGGCTACGATATTCAGCCGAATTATGATTATGTCCAAAGCCTTTGTATTCAAGGAGATTGTACTTCAGGGCGGCAAATTCTTCGAGATTATTCAGTATCACAGAGCATAACGGTGAAGGTGCGTGATACTGCGAAGGCAGGAGATATTATTGCAGCTGTCGGACAACTCAATGTGAATTATCTAAGTGGCCTTACATTTAGCATCGATAACCAAGATGCGCTTAACGAACAGGCTCGAAAGAAAGCGATTGATCAGGCGAAAGCGAAAGCAGAAGTATTGGCGGGGGATTTGGGCGTGAAGCTTGTGCGAATCGTGAACTTTAGCGAGAACGGAAATTATCCGATTGCATTTGATAGAGGAATGATGGCATCTGCGCCGATGATGGAGAAAGCAGTGGCACCCGACATTCCAAAAGGGGAGAACAAGATCACTTCAAACGTGACGATTACGTACGAGATACGCTAG
- a CDS encoding bifunctional 5,10-methylenetetrahydrofolate dehydrogenase/5,10-methenyltetrahydrofolate cyclohydrolase, whose product MILLDGKKVSKDRALELKAQVSAFRVAPTLAILQVGDDERSSAYIRQKKLFGEKIGCKVLHVTFESTVSHSDIIEKVRELNADISVHGIILQLPIPTNLDSRSIIEAIDPKKDVDGLHSENAKKLTDGDVSGFIPATAKGVISLLDAYKIPIAGKKATVVGRSALVGTPTALCLTNRGANVTVVHRATVNIPAKTKQADILVVAAGHAKLIDARHVSAGQSVIDVGINLVTGEKLEDEIPKKKLVGDVDFDEVKDIVGAISPVPGGVGPMTVLSLFENLILAYERAIN is encoded by the coding sequence ATGATCCTTCTCGACGGAAAAAAAGTAAGTAAAGACAGGGCTCTTGAGCTGAAAGCGCAAGTTTCGGCTTTTAGAGTTGCTCCAACACTTGCCATTCTTCAAGTGGGGGATGATGAACGTTCGAGCGCCTATATCCGCCAGAAGAAACTTTTTGGAGAGAAAATTGGGTGCAAAGTGTTGCATGTTACATTTGAAAGCACTGTCTCGCATTCTGACATTATTGAAAAGGTAAGGGAATTGAATGCTGATATATCTGTCCATGGAATTATTTTGCAGTTGCCAATTCCTACTAATCTCGATTCGCGCTCTATTATTGAGGCGATTGATCCGAAGAAAGATGTAGACGGACTCCACTCTGAAAACGCGAAAAAACTTACGGATGGAGATGTAAGCGGATTTATTCCTGCAACAGCCAAAGGGGTGATATCACTTCTTGATGCGTATAAAATTCCAATTGCGGGAAAGAAGGCAACGGTAGTGGGACGCTCGGCTCTCGTGGGTACTCCGACAGCACTTTGTCTTACAAATCGCGGCGCGAATGTGACAGTGGTACATCGCGCAACTGTGAATATTCCCGCAAAAACAAAACAAGCTGACATCCTTGTGGTTGCGGCAGGACATGCAAAGCTTATCGACGCTCGTCACGTTTCGGCAGGTCAGAGCGTTATTGATGTAGGAATCAATTTGGTGACGGGAGAAAAACTTGAGGATGAAATTCCCAAGAAAAAGTTGGTGGGTGATGTGGATTTTGATGAGGTGAAAGATATCGTTGGGGCTATTTCTCCGGTACCGGGAGGAGTGGGGCCGATGACTGTTCTTTCTTTGTTTGAAAATCTTATCCTCGCCTACGAAAGGGCTATTAATTAG